The genomic segment cacacacacgcacgcacacacacacacgcacacgcacacacacacacctgagtcAGTGTCCTGCATGCAGCAAACAGTATCTTCAaagttcagtgtgtgtatgtttgagtctgtctctgtgtgtgtgtgtgtgtgtgtgtgtgtgagtgagtgtgagtttttgtgtgtgtgtgtgtgtgtgtgtgtgtgtgtgtgtgggagcgCGTGTgtgggagggggtgggggggtgtgcGCTCAGGATGAGGGCAGCTCCGGCGGGGGAGGGGGGCTTGTTGTTGGTCGACGGGGCGGTCGTGAGGTCGGAGTGGGAGTGGGAGGGGTCGGAGTCGCGTTGTCGCGGCGACCGGGCGCTCCAGTCGTCCAGTCCGCTGGAGGCCGCCGCCGTCGCCGAGCTGCAGGTGGCGCTCGCCTTCCGAGGCTGACGGAGGAAAAACACGTTTACTGTTAATAAACAAACTCATGACACCTGAAAGCAGCAACGAGGGAGTGGTTTCTGCTCGAGTTTAAGTTTTTAACTGACGACAcacagagatgatgatgatgatgatgatgaagatgaagatgatgataataaagatgaagatgatgaag from the Plectropomus leopardus isolate mb unplaced genomic scaffold, YSFRI_Pleo_2.0 unplaced_scaffold8314, whole genome shotgun sequence genome contains:
- the LOC121940306 gene encoding OTU domain-containing protein 5-A-like, with amino-acid sequence HPPQYAEQSLMKSAIKTSEESWIEQQMLEDKKRATDWEATNEAIEEQVARESYLQWLQDQEKQARQPRKASATCSSATAAASSGLDDWSARSPRQRDSDPSHSHSDLTTAPSTNNKPPSPAGAALILSAHPPTPSHT